One Chitinophaga varians DNA window includes the following coding sequences:
- a CDS encoding TnsA endonuclease N-terminal domain-containing protein, with product MVKQQQNEIEFPFYVYLRAFYNQERKKILTSYNTLTRKFISFNDPDNKTSFLRRPQFEALEIYVFLKEFCENKHLHEIFQEWFDKSGKFNNRSDTGISSSGQTSLFGPVETKDSDEKKAFKAVFEQIKKFEQIYPNFIFALTMGLGKTVLMATSIFYEFLLANKYPKSERYCHNALVFAPDKTVLQSLKEIQVFDKSKVVPPEYINWLEANLKFYFLDESGDALNTIENSKYNVIISNSQKIILKKQHKTKSASQLLFEDFNTSYKAKSLNKDFEDLYGFEIDTDQDLITNQRFAKLTKLKQLGIYVDEAHHVFGNQLAIDFGLKKSSTSLRVTINELAENLKEAGTRVVGCYNYTGTPYVGSRLLPEVVYAYGLKEAINNRYLKKVNISGFTNVKTQAKAFVRTAIVEFWSSYNRKRYEGCLPKIAFFASSIEELDKELRPAVEDVLSELGIPLSSILVNVGDAKLTSNDDLREFKNLDTPTSEKQFILLVNKGKEGWNCRSLFGVALNREPKSKIFVLQAAMRCLRQIGDVQETGMVFLSDENVRILNEELEENFKLSVDDLNEAGDNSEIMEVRLVPPPVKVKLKRINKLHQLVPKKIGGSVDLELASFDTEKYKIFRSQRNITDLSKKIGQEVDFSHIKDKRQYSEIMLIAEISRYLNESPIRIRELLVDSVDGLDQVIAKVNEFNEVLHDWIIPRLFGTLYTIKEYTDEEDMEIELIKEPKDGDCYKVKARQELIASLDSERYAPFAERSFHVDKYCFDSNPESKMFWTLLQDERIEKVWFTGMFTHGQSDFVVNYIDPESHTVRSYYPDFLLKLKEEAGDGYVILEVKGDNKIEDAVVKAKSEYATQIAGASGMVYKIIKASDASAGIRLKY from the coding sequence ATGGTAAAACAACAACAAAACGAAATTGAGTTTCCTTTTTATGTGTACCTGAGGGCTTTTTATAACCAGGAGCGCAAAAAGATACTGACTTCCTATAACACACTAACCCGAAAGTTTATTAGTTTTAATGATCCGGATAACAAAACTTCATTTTTACGTAGGCCACAATTTGAAGCACTGGAAATCTATGTTTTCTTAAAAGAGTTCTGCGAAAACAAGCACCTACATGAAATTTTTCAGGAATGGTTTGACAAATCCGGCAAATTCAATAACAGGTCGGACACTGGAATTTCAAGCTCAGGGCAAACCTCTTTATTTGGCCCAGTGGAAACAAAAGACTCGGACGAAAAGAAAGCTTTTAAAGCCGTCTTTGAGCAAATAAAGAAGTTTGAACAAATATATCCTAACTTCATTTTTGCTCTTACAATGGGCCTAGGTAAGACCGTACTTATGGCCACTTCCATATTTTATGAATTCTTGCTTGCGAACAAATATCCTAAATCAGAACGGTATTGCCATAATGCGCTGGTTTTCGCTCCTGACAAAACAGTACTTCAGTCTTTAAAAGAGATCCAAGTTTTTGACAAATCTAAGGTAGTTCCTCCAGAATATATTAATTGGCTAGAAGCGAATTTGAAATTTTATTTCCTGGACGAAAGTGGAGACGCTCTCAATACAATTGAAAATTCCAAGTATAATGTTATAATTTCCAACTCGCAGAAGATCATACTGAAAAAGCAACACAAGACTAAGAGTGCTTCCCAGCTCCTTTTTGAGGATTTTAACACTAGCTATAAAGCTAAAAGCCTTAATAAAGACTTTGAAGATCTCTATGGATTTGAGATAGACACAGACCAGGATCTAATCACGAATCAGCGATTTGCCAAACTTACCAAGCTTAAACAGCTTGGAATTTATGTAGATGAAGCACATCATGTCTTCGGAAACCAATTGGCAATTGACTTTGGGCTGAAGAAATCTTCAACAAGTCTGAGAGTAACTATCAATGAACTGGCGGAAAACCTGAAAGAAGCCGGTACGAGAGTAGTAGGTTGTTACAACTACACAGGAACACCTTATGTTGGCAGCCGCTTGTTACCAGAGGTTGTGTATGCTTATGGGCTAAAAGAGGCAATCAATAACCGATACCTGAAAAAGGTCAATATCAGCGGCTTTACCAATGTTAAAACACAAGCCAAGGCATTTGTTCGTACAGCCATAGTAGAATTTTGGAGTAGTTACAATAGGAAGCGCTATGAGGGCTGCTTACCCAAGATAGCTTTTTTTGCCTCTTCTATTGAGGAACTTGATAAAGAGTTACGGCCTGCTGTTGAGGATGTGTTAAGTGAACTAGGAATTCCTCTTTCGAGCATCCTTGTTAATGTAGGTGATGCCAAACTGACTAGTAATGATGATCTACGTGAGTTTAAGAATTTGGATACTCCAACCTCCGAAAAGCAATTTATTTTATTGGTTAACAAAGGGAAAGAAGGCTGGAATTGTCGGTCGCTCTTCGGAGTCGCACTGAATAGAGAACCTAAATCCAAGATATTTGTGCTTCAAGCCGCAATGCGTTGTCTGCGACAAATTGGCGATGTTCAGGAGACTGGAATGGTATTTCTATCCGACGAGAACGTACGTATCCTTAATGAAGAATTGGAAGAAAATTTCAAGTTGTCAGTAGATGATCTCAATGAAGCCGGAGATAACTCTGAAATTATGGAAGTCAGACTGGTTCCTCCGCCTGTGAAGGTAAAGCTTAAGAGAATTAATAAACTCCATCAACTGGTCCCTAAAAAAATTGGAGGTTCTGTAGATCTCGAACTAGCATCCTTCGATACTGAAAAGTATAAAATATTTCGTTCCCAGCGAAACATTACTGATTTGTCTAAAAAAATTGGTCAGGAGGTAGATTTTTCCCATATAAAGGACAAAAGACAATATTCAGAGATCATGCTTATTGCGGAGATTTCAAGGTACCTTAACGAATCTCCAATCAGAATTAGAGAACTCCTCGTAGATTCCGTAGATGGTCTTGATCAGGTGATCGCAAAAGTTAACGAATTTAATGAAGTACTTCACGACTGGATCATACCTCGACTTTTTGGAACACTTTACACCATTAAAGAATATACCGATGAAGAGGATATGGAAATCGAACTGATTAAGGAACCTAAAGACGGTGATTGCTACAAGGTAAAGGCGAGACAGGAACTTATTGCAAGTCTTGACTCAGAGAGATATGCTCCATTTGCCGAACGGTCCTTCCATGTAGACAAGTATTGTTTCGACAGCAACCCCGAAAGCAAGATGTTTTGGACACTGTTGCAAGATGAACGAATCGAAAAGGTGTGGTTCACAGGTATGTTCACACATGGGCAATCTGACTTTGTTGTCAACTATATTGATCCAGAATCTCATACAGTAAGAAGTTACTATCCTGACTTCCTACTGAAACTGAAAGAGGAAGCAGGAGACGGATATGTTATCCTGGAAGTTAAAGGTGACAATAAAATTGAAGATGCAGTGGTTAAAGCTAAGTCAGAATATGCCACCCAAATAGCAGGAGCAAGCGGCATGGTATATAAAATTATTAAGGCTAGCGATGCAAGTGCTGGAATACGACTGAAATATTAA